A window from Pseudomonas sp. MRSN 12121 encodes these proteins:
- a CDS encoding autotransporter-associated beta strand repeat-containing protein — MDKVLVRDAVNRLSPLSLAVRLSLAGLLLSLASPSAMATCSTVGSVVTCSGVPGVPLFLNDFSSAANGLTVNVVGGAQMNATLGGKVLNLTGNTLTLNNAGIIDPAVLGLVSVLSGGAFLGSGATGVINVTNTVTGIMRGTGQVLGLNLSSLAGAALNINNGPGGATTIVNDGTITSTGLSLLTVTLADTPVVAVYGGSQVNMTNNGTLEGRVAFESSAGGNTFVNSGSIQGGVSMGVNSTNTFTAITGSSVSVGDGINVNLGLGGLPGINLTFAPTGKVDGGAGGINTLILQNTLGPGGGTTGTGTLSSDNYINFNNLTLNSGNWTLQGPVVSGSTTLNGGIAQFNNSGTFGSGVLTSNGGILQASTGGLTLSNLVTLGAGGLSVQGGNDLSLAGVLSGSGGLTKSGAGQLSLNGANTYSGNTSISAGTVQLGNNLAFGSGTVSINGAATLSTPGTISLNNLVTLNNSMIATGAGSLTLAGLISGSGGITKSGTGSLALNGVNSGYSGTTTLSAGTLSVGNANALGSGGLTVSGAASLDSSAGVSLANNVTLNANLTTLGSNALTLGGVLSGTGGLIKNGSADLTLSGANNYAGGTSLTGGKLLVGSATALGTGALTAGAGTTLDATTALSLGNAINLNGNLTLGGSQALTLGGVVSGAGGLIKDGAAALTLNGVNGYLGNTALNSGSLILGSNTALGLGALNTAAGTTLDANTAVSLGNALNLTGNLNLGGSANLTLGGLVGGSGGLTKNGAANLILNGANTFLAGTTLNSGTLTLGNAGALGSGALTVGGAATLDNSAGISLANDVALNADLTLAGSNALTLNGVVGGSSGLIKNGSADLTLNGANNFLGGTTLNAGSLTLGSGTALGSGALTVAGASTLSSTGAQTANNALHLNANLTVNAASPLTLGGVIDGASGLVKSGASSLTLSGNNAYQGNTVLNAGSLVVGSNTALGTGTLNAAAGTTLDASAAVSLGNNLNLGGNLTLGGSQALTLGGAITGVGGLIKNGAANLTLNGTNAYLGNTALNAGTLIVGANGALGGGALNTAAGTTLDANAAVTLGNQVNLAGALNIGGSADLTLAGAVNGAGSLVKNGAANLVLNGANGFLGGTTLNAGTLTVGANTALGLGALTVAGAATLDSNAPVTLNNAVGLNANLTLGGSNPLTLGGLVTGTGGLVKNGSGTLLLNGANLYAGGTTLNAGTLTLGNASALGSGGLTVGGAATLDTGGPLTLGNDITLNAGLSIAGNNNLTLGGVVSGSGALIKNGLSDLSLTGNNTFSGALDINAGSVTTLSAGALGNTSGVNVGTGASLNLGANSSLASLTGSGGVQIGAGTTLSVGGVSSSSTFDGSLSGSGGLTKVGSGTLNLTGINGLTGATQVNGGTLNLSGSLASANVGVASGATLTGSGSLLGALNVADGAHLALSSGSQLSAGSLVLGGNANIDASLGAPSTTALLDVGGNLTLDGKLNVSDAGGFGTGVYRLINYTGSLVDLGLDINSVPLGYSLGDLQVQTSVGNQVNVLVAAPSTNVRFWDGSQTVANGSVDGGSGTWNAVGSNWTSAAGSLNQTWAGDFAIFQGTPGTVTVDGPQAFTGLQFTVSGYNLVNGTAGQLVAVNGTGGNTALRVDPGITATVGVGIGGSGTLAKLDAGTLVLNGANTYSGGTLLNGGTLVVGNDSALGSGQLTAVAGTTLDSNAAVSLGNAVTLNGNLTVGGSNDLALNGAIGGSGGLIKAGTADLTLGGNNSYLGPTALNAGGLILAANTALGSGALNAAAGTTLDASTAVSVGNAVNLAGALNIGGSADLTLSGPVNGAGSLVKDGAANLVLNGANGFLGGTTLNAGTLTLGNAAALGLGNLTVAGAATLDSNTGLTLGNNLTLNANLAIGGTQALTLGGVVDGTGQLSKDGTANLTLNGVNTYQGGTTLNAGGLTLGNAAALGSGGLTVAGSATLDNSAPLVLANDLNLNAGLTLAGSNDLTLAGTLAGGGTLTKNGAADLTLSGNNTFSGQFNVAAGNLNTLGGAALGSNAGVNLASGTQLNLGGSASLGSLTGSGTAQVGAGSTLSIGGNNLSSTFGGDLSGSGQLSKVGSGTLTLGGVNALTGDTSINAGTLNVSGALASANVLVNNTGTLTGTGSLGGAVTVADGGHLSLTGGNTLTVGSLVLAPNASLDVGLGTPSAGGGTSLLNVGGNLTLDGTLNVSDIGGFGSGVYRLINYTGSLTDNGLVVGSVPGSVVPGDLQVQTAVGSQVNLLVTAPNTTVQFWDGSQLTGNGAIEGGSGTWASGTSNWTNVDGTLNQSWGNSFAVFQGAAGNVTLDGTQSITGMQFVTDGYTLLNGTAGTLNAVNGATGTTAVRVDPNVTATIGVDINGAGTLAKLDSGTLVLNGNNGYTGGTALNGGSLVVGSNSALGSGVLTAANGTTLGSNGAVSLGNAVVLNGGLNLSGANDLALTGVVSGSGSLIKNGPANLTLAGSNTYQGGTQLNGGTLTLGNNAAIGSGALNVGGNAQLDSSAALQLANAINLGAQLTLAGTQDTALSGAIGGSGSLVKNGSGALLLSGANSYTGGTTLNGGSTTGDTSSLTGAILNNAALTFAQNGNGTYSGNLTGSGTLTKSGTGQLVLTGSNSLTGATSVQAGSLRVDGSLGSTTVDVASGASIGGSGQIGGTLQLASGASLSAGGAATPLSVGALNLASGTSLDFTLGQASSSTTVVDVAGNLTLDGTLNVTNGGGFGVGVYQLFRYGGSLTDNGLVYGSLPAGVLPASLTLQTALANQVNLLVQGTPGEVQFWNGGKTTADGTITGGSGVWGPGTNWTDPNGTQSLGSNNQFAVFGGQGGTVTVVGNQGFTGLQFLDPGYNLVAGEGGSLSPTNAADGTLAAVRVNAGVTAQIDAPLVGSGGINKLDAGTLLLTGANTYTGGTTVSGGTLAGNTTSLQGRILNNARLLFVQNRAGRFNGVLSGTGSLVKQGSGLLLLTGNQPFSGTVAVEQGELQVGDRSTPSVFAGQVTVANGAALSGNGSVGSLDNHGVTRSGGAAGTLSVAGNLSNAADGLLDLSVAAPTSTPLAVGGTATLGGALQVNALAPFTGNTRYSLITAGGGVNGTFSSASLPSLAFLDTALVYSPNRVDLAVSRNQTAFADVAATSNQRGVAAALERYSGEEGSGGDLLNDQILNLSRASARSAFDSLSGEIHASTASSLLEDSRHIRDALNDRMRQPGCGTEEDELRRTLAPGENRLSREGCQGQDELVGWLRVLGSWGDMEGNSSTAGLDRNLSGLMLGTDRQFGEQWRGGVAAGYTHSSIDAQRRQSDATINSTHLAAYLNSQHDALAVRLGAAYSWHRISTKRNVSVGSYNDRLKANYNARSAQVFGEVGYALEAAGLALEPFAGLAYVNYDSDTGREKGGAGRLSAESSQDITFSTVGLRAGKRITLGNGSQITPRAALGWRHAYGDTKPDADLTFIEGGGSFSTQGVPIARDSALVEAGLDYQISPAGKLGIGYSGQLSHSNRDHAMTLTFSLGF; from the coding sequence GTGGACAAGGTACTGGTCAGAGATGCCGTCAATCGTCTTTCCCCCCTTTCTCTGGCGGTTCGCCTGAGTCTTGCCGGCCTGCTGCTGAGCCTGGCCAGCCCTTCGGCCATGGCCACCTGTTCCACGGTGGGCAGCGTGGTGACCTGTTCCGGGGTCCCGGGCGTGCCGCTGTTCCTCAACGACTTCTCCAGTGCCGCCAACGGCCTGACGGTCAACGTCGTCGGCGGCGCGCAGATGAACGCGACCCTGGGCGGCAAGGTACTGAACCTGACGGGCAATACCCTGACCCTGAACAACGCCGGAATCATCGACCCGGCCGTGCTGGGCCTGGTCTCGGTACTGAGCGGCGGGGCTTTCCTGGGCAGCGGCGCGACGGGCGTGATCAATGTCACCAATACCGTTACCGGGATCATGCGCGGCACCGGGCAAGTGCTCGGCCTGAACCTCAGCAGCCTGGCTGGCGCGGCGCTGAACATCAACAACGGTCCCGGCGGCGCTACCACCATCGTCAACGACGGCACCATCACCTCCACGGGGCTGTCGCTGTTGACCGTGACCCTAGCGGACACGCCGGTGGTGGCGGTGTATGGCGGTTCCCAGGTGAACATGACCAACAACGGCACGCTGGAGGGCCGGGTCGCCTTCGAGAGCTCCGCGGGTGGCAACACCTTCGTCAACAGCGGCTCGATCCAGGGCGGGGTGTCGATGGGGGTGAACAGCACCAACACCTTCACCGCCATCACCGGCTCCAGCGTCAGCGTGGGCGATGGCATCAACGTCAACCTCGGCCTGGGTGGCCTGCCGGGGATCAACCTGACCTTCGCCCCCACCGGCAAGGTCGACGGCGGCGCGGGCGGGATCAATACCCTGATCCTGCAGAACACCCTGGGGCCGGGGGGCGGCACCACCGGCACCGGCACGCTGTCTAGCGACAACTACATCAACTTCAACAACCTCACCCTCAACAGCGGCAACTGGACCCTGCAGGGGCCCGTGGTCAGCGGCAGCACCACTCTCAACGGCGGCATCGCCCAATTCAACAACAGCGGCACCTTCGGCAGCGGGGTGCTGACCAGCAATGGCGGGATCCTGCAAGCCAGCACCGGCGGCCTGACCCTGAGCAACCTGGTGACCCTGGGCGCCGGTGGCCTCAGCGTGCAGGGCGGCAACGACCTGAGCCTGGCCGGCGTGCTCTCCGGCAGTGGCGGCCTGACCAAGAGCGGCGCCGGGCAGTTGAGCCTCAATGGGGCCAACACCTACAGCGGCAACACCAGCATTAGCGCCGGCACGGTGCAACTGGGCAACAACCTGGCGTTCGGCAGCGGCACGGTGAGCATCAATGGCGCGGCCACGCTGTCGACGCCTGGCACCATCAGCCTGAACAACCTGGTCACCCTCAACAACAGCATGATCGCCACCGGCGCCGGCAGCCTGACCCTGGCGGGGCTGATCAGCGGCAGCGGCGGGATCACCAAGAGCGGCACTGGTAGCCTGGCCCTCAACGGCGTCAACAGCGGTTATTCCGGCACCACCACCCTGAGCGCCGGGACCCTGAGCGTGGGCAACGCCAATGCCCTGGGCAGCGGCGGGCTGACCGTGAGCGGCGCCGCCAGCCTGGACAGCAGCGCCGGGGTGAGCCTGGCCAACAACGTGACCCTGAACGCCAACCTGACCACCCTCGGCAGCAATGCCCTGACCCTCGGCGGCGTGCTGAGCGGCACAGGCGGGTTGATCAAGAACGGCAGCGCCGACCTGACCCTGAGCGGCGCCAACAACTATGCGGGGGGCACTTCGCTCACTGGCGGCAAGCTGCTGGTGGGCTCCGCCACCGCCCTGGGCACCGGTGCCCTCACGGCCGGTGCGGGCACCACCCTGGACGCCACCACCGCGCTGAGCCTGGGCAACGCCATCAACCTCAATGGCAACCTGACCCTGGGCGGCAGCCAGGCCCTGACCCTGGGCGGGGTGGTCAGCGGCGCCGGCGGGCTGATCAAGGACGGGGCCGCGGCCCTGACCCTCAATGGCGTCAATGGCTACCTGGGCAATACGGCGCTCAACAGCGGCTCGCTGATCCTCGGCTCGAACACCGCGCTGGGCCTGGGCGCCCTGAACACGGCCGCCGGCACCACCCTGGACGCGAACACTGCCGTGAGCCTGGGCAACGCCCTGAACCTCACCGGCAACCTGAACCTCGGCGGCAGCGCCAACCTGACCCTGGGTGGCCTGGTCGGTGGCAGTGGCGGCCTGACCAAGAACGGTGCGGCCAACCTGATCCTCAACGGCGCCAACACTTTCCTCGCCGGCACTACCCTCAATAGCGGCACCCTGACCCTGGGCAACGCCGGTGCGCTGGGCAGCGGCGCCCTGACCGTGGGCGGCGCGGCGACCCTGGACAACTCCGCCGGCATCAGCCTGGCCAACGACGTCGCGCTCAACGCCGACCTGACCCTGGCCGGCAGCAACGCGCTGACCCTGAACGGCGTGGTCGGCGGCAGCAGCGGGCTGATCAAGAACGGCAGCGCCGACCTGACCCTCAATGGCGCCAACAACTTCCTGGGCGGCACCACCCTCAATGCCGGCTCCCTGACCCTGGGCAGCGGCACGGCGCTGGGCAGTGGCGCCCTGACCGTGGCTGGCGCCAGTACCTTGAGCAGCACGGGCGCGCAGACCGCGAACAATGCGCTGCACCTCAATGCCAACCTGACGGTGAACGCCGCCAGTCCCCTGACGCTGGGCGGGGTCATCGACGGTGCCAGCGGCCTGGTCAAGAGTGGCGCCTCGAGCCTGACCCTGAGCGGCAACAACGCCTACCAGGGCAACACTGTGCTGAATGCCGGCTCGCTGGTCGTCGGCTCCAATACCGCCCTGGGCACCGGCACGCTGAATGCCGCCGCCGGCACCACCCTCGATGCCAGCGCCGCAGTGAGCCTGGGCAATAACCTGAACCTGGGCGGCAACCTGACCCTCGGTGGCAGCCAGGCGCTGACCCTGGGCGGAGCGATCACTGGCGTCGGCGGGCTGATCAAGAACGGCGCGGCCAACCTGACGCTGAACGGCACCAACGCTTACCTGGGCAATACCGCGCTCAACGCCGGCACGCTGATCGTCGGGGCCAACGGCGCCCTGGGCGGCGGCGCGCTGAATACCGCCGCCGGCACCACGCTGGATGCCAACGCCGCGGTCACCCTGGGCAACCAGGTGAACCTGGCCGGCGCCCTGAACATCGGCGGCAGCGCCGACCTGACACTCGCCGGCGCCGTCAACGGCGCGGGCAGCCTGGTCAAGAACGGCGCGGCCAACCTGGTGCTCAACGGTGCCAATGGCTTCCTTGGCGGCACCACGCTGAATGCCGGCACCCTGACGGTCGGCGCCAACACGGCGCTGGGCCTCGGTGCCCTGACGGTCGCTGGCGCGGCGACCCTGGACAGCAATGCGCCGGTGACCCTGAACAACGCCGTGGGGCTCAATGCCAACCTGACCCTGGGCGGCAGCAACCCCCTGACCCTCGGCGGGCTGGTCACCGGCACCGGCGGCCTGGTGAAGAACGGTTCCGGCACGCTGCTGCTCAACGGGGCCAATCTCTATGCTGGCGGCACCACCCTCAATGCCGGCACCCTGACCCTGGGCAATGCCTCGGCGCTGGGCAGCGGCGGCCTGACCGTAGGCGGCGCGGCCACCCTGGACACCGGCGGGCCTTTGACCCTGGGCAACGACATCACGCTCAACGCCGGCCTGAGCATCGCCGGCAACAACAACCTGACCCTGGGCGGGGTCGTCAGTGGCAGCGGGGCGCTGATCAAGAACGGCCTGAGCGATCTCAGCCTGACGGGCAACAACACCTTCAGCGGTGCCCTGGACATCAACGCCGGTAGCGTCACGACCCTGAGCGCCGGCGCCCTGGGCAATACCTCGGGAGTCAACGTCGGCACCGGCGCCAGTCTCAACCTGGGGGCCAACAGTAGCCTGGCGAGCCTGACCGGCAGCGGCGGGGTACAGATCGGCGCAGGCACTACCCTCAGCGTCGGCGGTGTCAGTTCCAGCAGCACCTTCGACGGCAGCCTGAGCGGCAGCGGCGGCCTGACCAAGGTCGGCAGCGGCACCCTCAACCTCACTGGCATCAATGGCCTCACTGGCGCTACCCAGGTCAATGGCGGCACCCTGAACCTCAGCGGCTCCCTGGCCAGCGCCAACGTCGGTGTCGCCAGTGGCGCGACCCTGACCGGCAGCGGCTCCTTGCTGGGCGCGCTGAATGTCGCCGATGGCGCTCACCTGGCCCTGAGCTCGGGCAGCCAGCTCTCGGCGGGCTCGCTGGTCCTGGGCGGCAACGCCAACATCGACGCCAGCCTCGGCGCGCCGTCCACCACGGCGTTGCTCGATGTCGGCGGCAACCTGACCTTGGACGGCAAGCTGAACGTCAGCGATGCCGGCGGCTTCGGCACGGGCGTGTATCGCCTGATCAACTACACCGGCAGCCTGGTCGACCTCGGGCTGGACATCAACAGCGTGCCCCTGGGCTACAGCCTGGGCGACCTGCAGGTGCAGACCTCGGTGGGCAACCAGGTCAACGTGCTGGTGGCCGCGCCGAGCACGAATGTGCGCTTCTGGGACGGCAGCCAGACGGTCGCCAACGGCAGCGTCGACGGCGGCAGCGGGACCTGGAACGCCGTCGGCAGCAACTGGACCTCGGCCGCCGGTTCGCTGAACCAGACCTGGGCCGGCGATTTCGCGATCTTCCAGGGCACGCCGGGCACGGTCACCGTGGACGGCCCTCAAGCCTTCACCGGCCTGCAGTTCACCGTCAGCGGCTACAACCTGGTCAACGGCACGGCAGGGCAACTGGTCGCGGTCAATGGCACGGGGGGCAACACCGCGCTGCGGGTCGACCCGGGCATCACCGCGACCGTCGGAGTGGGCATCGGCGGCAGCGGCACCCTGGCCAAGCTCGACGCCGGCACCCTGGTGCTCAATGGCGCCAATACCTACAGCGGCGGCACCTTGCTCAATGGCGGCACCCTGGTGGTCGGCAACGATTCGGCGCTGGGCAGCGGCCAACTGACCGCCGTCGCCGGCACCACCCTGGACAGCAACGCGGCAGTCAGCTTGGGCAATGCGGTCACCCTCAACGGCAACCTGACGGTGGGCGGCAGCAACGACCTGGCGCTCAATGGCGCGATCGGCGGTAGCGGCGGCCTGATCAAGGCGGGCACGGCCGACCTGACCCTGGGCGGCAACAACAGCTACCTGGGCCCGACCGCGCTGAACGCCGGCGGCCTGATCCTGGCGGCCAACACGGCGCTGGGCAGCGGTGCGCTGAACGCCGCTGCCGGCACCACGCTGGATGCCAGCACGGCGGTCAGCGTCGGCAACGCGGTGAACCTGGCCGGCGCCCTGAACATCGGCGGCAGCGCCGACCTGACACTTTCCGGGCCCGTCAACGGCGCGGGCAGCCTGGTCAAGGACGGCGCGGCCAACCTGGTACTCAACGGCGCCAATGGCTTCCTCGGCGGCACCACCCTCAACGCTGGCACCCTGACCCTGGGCAATGCCGCGGCATTGGGCCTGGGCAACCTGACGGTGGCCGGCGCCGCCACCCTGGACAGCAATACCGGCCTGACCCTGGGCAACAACCTGACCCTTAACGCCAACCTCGCCATCGGCGGCACCCAGGCCCTGACCCTGGGCGGGGTGGTCGACGGCACCGGGCAACTGAGCAAGGACGGCACAGCCAACCTGACCCTCAATGGCGTCAACACCTACCAGGGCGGCACCACCCTGAACGCTGGCGGCCTGACCCTGGGCAACGCCGCGGCCCTGGGCAGCGGCGGCCTGACCGTGGCGGGCAGCGCAACGCTGGACAACAGCGCACCCCTGGTACTGGCCAACGACCTCAACCTGAATGCCGGGTTGACGCTGGCCGGCAGCAACGACCTGACCCTGGCCGGCACCCTCGCGGGCGGCGGCACCCTGACCAAGAACGGCGCGGCCGACCTGACCCTCAGCGGCAACAACACCTTCAGCGGCCAGTTCAATGTGGCGGCGGGCAACCTGAATACCCTGGGCGGTGCGGCGCTGGGCAGCAACGCCGGGGTCAACCTGGCCAGCGGCACCCAGCTCAACCTCGGTGGTTCGGCGAGCCTGGGCAGCCTGACCGGCAGCGGCACGGCGCAGGTGGGCGCGGGCAGCACCCTGAGCATCGGCGGCAATAACCTCAGCAGCACCTTCGGCGGCGACCTGAGCGGCAGCGGGCAACTGAGCAAAGTGGGCAGCGGCACCCTGACCCTGGGCGGCGTCAATGCCCTGACCGGCGACACCAGCATCAACGCCGGCACCCTGAACGTCAGCGGTGCCCTGGCCAGCGCCAACGTGCTGGTCAACAACACCGGGACCCTGACCGGCACCGGCAGCCTGGGCGGCGCGGTAACGGTCGCCGACGGCGGGCACCTGAGCCTGACCGGCGGCAACACCCTGACGGTGGGTTCGCTGGTGCTGGCGCCGAACGCCAGCCTCGATGTCGGCCTGGGCACGCCAAGCGCGGGCGGCGGCACCTCGCTGCTCAATGTCGGCGGCAACCTGACCCTCGACGGCACGCTCAACGTCAGCGACATCGGCGGCTTCGGCAGCGGCGTGTACCGCCTGATCAACTACACCGGTAGCCTGACCGACAACGGCCTGGTGGTCGGCAGCGTGCCGGGCAGCGTAGTGCCCGGCGACCTGCAAGTGCAGACCGCGGTGGGCAGCCAGGTCAACCTGCTGGTGACCGCGCCCAACACCACGGTGCAATTCTGGGACGGCAGCCAGTTGACCGGCAACGGCGCCATCGAGGGCGGCAGCGGCACCTGGGCCAGCGGCACCAGCAACTGGACCAACGTCGACGGCACCCTCAACCAGAGCTGGGGCAACAGCTTCGCGGTGTTCCAGGGCGCGGCCGGCAACGTCACGCTCGACGGCACGCAAAGCATCACCGGCATGCAGTTCGTCACCGACGGCTACACCCTGCTCAACGGCACCGCCGGCACGCTGAACGCGGTCAATGGCGCCACCGGCACTACGGCGGTCCGGGTCGATCCGAACGTCACCGCCACCATCGGGGTGGACATCAACGGCGCCGGCACCCTGGCCAAGCTCGACAGCGGCACCCTGGTGCTCAACGGCAACAATGGCTACACCGGCGGCACCGCGCTCAACGGCGGCAGCCTGGTGGTGGGCAGCAACAGCGCCCTGGGCAGCGGTGTGCTGACCGCGGCCAACGGCACCACCCTGGGCAGCAACGGCGCGGTCAGCCTGGGCAATGCCGTGGTGCTCAATGGCGGCCTGAACCTGAGCGGCGCCAACGACCTGGCCCTGACCGGCGTGGTCAGCGGCAGTGGCAGCCTGATCAAGAACGGCCCGGCGAACCTGACCCTCGCCGGCAGCAACACCTACCAGGGCGGCACCCAGCTCAACGGCGGCACGCTGACCCTGGGCAACAACGCGGCTATCGGCAGCGGTGCCTTGAACGTCGGCGGCAACGCCCAGCTCGACAGCAGCGCGGCGTTGCAACTGGCCAACGCCATCAACCTGGGCGCCCAGCTGACCCTGGCCGGCACCCAGGACACCGCCCTCAGCGGAGCCATCGGCGGCAGCGGCAGCCTGGTCAAGAACGGCAGCGGGGCCTTGCTGCTCAGTGGTGCCAACAGCTACACCGGCGGCACCACACTCAATGGCGGCAGCACCACCGGCGATACCTCCAGCCTGACCGGTGCGATCCTCAACAACGCGGCGCTGACCTTCGCCCAGAACGGCAATGGCACCTACAGCGGCAACCTCACCGGCAGCGGCACGCTGACCAAGAGCGGCACCGGCCAGCTGGTGCTGACCGGTAGCAACAGCCTCACCGGCGCCACCAGCGTGCAGGCCGGCTCGCTGCGGGTCGACGGCAGCCTGGGCAGCACCACGGTGGACGTCGCGTCCGGCGCCAGCATCGGCGGCAGCGGGCAGATCGGCGGCACGCTGCAACTGGCCAGCGGCGCCAGCCTGAGCGCCGGCGGCGCGGCCACGCCACTGTCGGTCGGCGCCCTGAACCTGGCGTCGGGGACCAGCCTGGACTTCACCCTGGGGCAAGCCAGCAGTTCGACCACGGTGGTCGACGTGGCCGGCAACCTGACCCTGGACGGCACCCTCAACGTCACCAATGGCGGCGGGTTCGGCGTCGGCGTCTACCAGCTGTTCCGCTACGGCGGCAGCCTGACCGACAACGGTCTGGTCTACGGTTCGTTGCCGGCGGGCGTACTGCCGGCGAGCCTGACCCTGCAGACCGCCCTGGCCAACCAAGTCAACCTGCTGGTGCAGGGCACCCCGGGCGAAGTGCAGTTCTGGAACGGTGGCAAGACCACCGCCGACGGCACCATCACCGGCGGCAGCGGCGTGTGGGGGCCGGGCACCAACTGGACCGATCCGAACGGCACCCAGAGCCTGGGTTCCAACAACCAGTTCGCGGTGTTCGGCGGGCAGGGCGGCACGGTCACCGTGGTCGGCAACCAAGGCTTCACCGGCCTGCAGTTCCTCGACCCCGGCTACAACCTGGTCGCAGGGGAAGGCGGTAGCCTGAGCCCGACCAACGCCGCCGACGGCACCCTGGCCGCCGTGCGGGTCAATGCCGGCGTGACCGCGCAGATCGATGCGCCGCTGGTGGGCAGCGGCGGGATCAACAAGCTCGATGCCGGCACCTTGCTGCTGACCGGGGCCAACACCTACACCGGTGGCACCACCGTCAGCGGCGGTACCCTGGCCGGCAACACCACCAGTCTGCAAGGCCGCATCCTCAACAACGCCCGCCTGCTGTTCGTGCAGAACCGGGCAGGGCGCTTCAATGGCGTGCTCAGCGGCACCGGCAGCCTGGTCAAGCAGGGCAGCGGCCTGTTGTTGCTGACCGGCAACCAGCCGTTCAGCGGCACTGTCGCGGTGGAGCAGGGCGAATTGCAGGTCGGCGATCGCAGCACCCCGAGCGTTTTCGCCGGACAGGTCACCGTGGCCAACGGCGCGGCCCTGAGCGGCAATGGCAGCGTCGGTTCCCTGGACAACCACGGCGTGACCCGCTCGGGCGGCGCTGCCGGGACCCTGAGCGTGGCGGGCAACCTCAGCAACGCCGCGGATGGCCTGCTGGACCTGAGCGTCGCCGCGCCGACCAGCACACCGCTGGCCGTGGGTGGCACCGCGACCCTCGGCGGGGCGCTGCAAGTCAACGCTCTGGCGCCGTTTACCGGTAACACCCGCTACTCGCTGATCACCGCCGGCGGTGGCGTCAACGGCACCTTCAGCAGCGCCAGCCTGCCGTCCCTGGCGTTCCTCGATACTGCCCTGGTGTACAGCCCCAACCGCGTCGACCTGGCGGTCAGCCGTAACCAGACCGCCTTCGCCGACGTCGCGGCCACCTCCAACCAGCGCGGTGTGGCGGCGGCCCTGGAGCGTTACAGCGGCGAAGAGGGTTCGGGCGGCGACCTGCTCAACGACCAGATCCTCAACCTGAGCCGCGCCTCGGCCCGCAGTGCGTTCGACAGCCTGTCCGGCGAGATCCACGCCAGCACCGCGAGCTCGCTGCTCGAGGATTCGCGGCACATCCGCGATGCCCTCAACGACCGCATGCGCCAGCCGGGTTGCGGCACCGAGGAGGATGAACTGCGGCGTACCCTGGCCCCCGGGGAAAACCGCCTCAGCCGCGAAGGCTGCCAGGGCCAGGACGAACTGGTCGGCTGGCTGCGGGTGCTCGGTTCCTGGGGCGACATGGAAGGCAACAGCAGCACCGCCGGCCTGGACCGCAACCTGTCCGGCCTGATGCTCGGCACCGATCGCCAGTTCGGCGAGCAGTGGCGCGGCGGGGTCGCGGCCGGCTACACCCACAGCAGCATCGACGCCCAACGGCGCCAGTCCGACGCCACCATCAACAGCACTCACCTGGCGGCCTACCTCAACTCCCAGCACGACGCTCTGGCGGTGCGCCTCGGCGCTGCTTACAGCTGGCACCGGATCAGCACCAAGCGCAACGTCAGCGTCGGCAGCTACAACGACCGCCTGAAAGCCAACTACAACGCGCGCAGTGCCCAGGTCTTCGGTGAGGTCGGCTATGCGCTGGAGGCGGCGGGCCTGGCGCTGGAGCCTTTCGCCGGCCTGGCCTACGTCAACTACGACAGCGATACCGGTCGTGAAAAAGGCGGGGCCGGGCGCCTGAGCGCCGAGTCGAGCCAGGACATCACCTTCTCCACCGTGGGCCTGCGGGCCGGCAAGCGCATCACCCTGGGCAACGGTTCGCAGATCACCCCGCGCGCCGCCCTGGGCTGGCGCCATGCCTATGGCGATACCAAGCCCGATGCCGACCTGACGTTCATCGAAGGTGGCGGTTCGTTCAGCACCCAGGGCGTGCCGATCGCCCGGGACAGCGCGTTGGTCGAGGCCGGGCTGGATTACCAGATCAGCCCTGCGGGCAAGCTGGGCATCGGTTACTCCGGCCAACTGTCCCACAGCAACCGCGACCACGCGATGACCCTCACTTTCTCCCTCGGTTTCTGA